Sequence from the Actinocatenispora sera genome:
GTCAACGGCGGCGTCGTGTACGTCGAGGGCGAGCCGCTGTCGCACATGAAGCGCGGCAACCAGCTCGTCCCGGCGAACGAGCGCTACCTGCGCACCGTCCGCAAGAAGATCGGCATGGTCTTCCAGCAGTTCAACCTGTTCCCGAACATGAAGGTGCTGGAGAACGTCACCGAGGCGCCGATACACGTGCTCGGGCTGTCGAAGGACGAGGCGGTCGAGCGGGCCAAGCAGCTGCTCGACCTGGTCGGCCTCGGCGACCGGGTCAACCAGCATCCGACCTCGCTGTCCGGCGGTCAGCAGCAGCGGGTGGCGATCGCCCGGGCGCTCGCCATGCAACCCGACGTGCTGTTGCTGGACGAGGTCACCTCGGCGCTCGACCCGGAACTCGTCGCCGACGTGCTCAACGTGCTGCGCGACATCGCCCAGACGACGACCATCACGATGCTGATCGTCACGCACGAGATGCAGTTCGCCCGGGACGTGTCCAACCGGATCCTGATGTTCGACAAGGGCCGCATCGTCGAGGAGGGCCCGCCGGACAAGATCTTCTCGAACCCGGAGAACGAGCGCACCCAGACGTTCCTGCGTGCCGTGCTCGAAGAGCGCTGACCGACCGGCGCCCCGTCCACAGTGGACGGGGCGCCGGCACGGGCTCACCTCGGTGCTGCGGGCCGGCCGGGCACCCAGGAACTGCGCGGCAGCCCGACGTGCATGGCCAGGTCACGCCAGGCCGCGTGCTGCACCACGACCGCCGGGTCACCGACCAGCTCGCCGCCGAGCGGGGCCCCGTCCGGGGTGAACCGCAGGCGCACCAGCCGGCAACTGTCGAACAGCCACCAGTCGCCGGCCTCGACCGGGAGCCCCACCGACAGCGCGCGGTCGTACGAGATCCAGCGGAACCGTTCGCCCGGCGCGATCTGCCCCGAGAGCAGCTGCCACCGCTCGTAGCCGCTCGGCGGCTCGTGCAGGACCCGCACCCGGCTGACCTGCCGGCCCTGGCCGATCATCGTGTTGATCTGTGCCGACCGTTCGTGGTCGCGGGGAACGAAGCTCAGGCGGTTCGGTTCGCCGGCGAGGAACTCGGCGACCAGCGCCCGTTCGTTCTCGATCCGGTAGGCAGGCAGCGTCTCGAACCGGAACGCGGTGTGCTCGAACCGGCGCCAGAGCCGGTCGACCTCGTCGACGCCGAGTCGCTCGCCCATGGCCGGGAGTCTACGTCGGCGCCGCCAGCACTCCGGCGACAGCGGCGCGGTTGCCGGGTCACCATTCGGCAAGGGAGTGGTCGGGGTGGCGCCAGACCGGGTTGCGCCAGCCGGGGTCGCGGCCGTCCGCGGCGCGGACGGCGGCCTCCTCGAGCGTCACGCCGAGGCCGGGCGTCTCGGTGCGCAGCGCGTACCCGTCGGTGAACCGGAACGGGGTCGGATCGGCGACGTAGTCGAGCAGGTCGTTGCTGGTGTTGTAGTGGATGCCCATGGACTGTTCCTGGATCAGGACGTTCGGCGTGGCGAAGTCGATCTGCAACGACGCGGCGAGCGCCACCGGCCCGAGCGGGCAGTGCGGGGCGAGCGGTACGTCGAAGGTCTCGGCGAGCGCGCCGATCCGGCGTACCTCGGAGATGCCGCCGGCGTGCGACAGGTCCGGCTGGGCGACGGCGATCCCGGCAGTGAGCGCGGGCAGGAAGTCGGTACGGGAGTAGAGCCGCTCACCGGTCGCGATCGGCACCGTCGAGCCGGTCAGCCGGGGCAGCTGGTGACCGTACTCGGGGGCAGCGGCTCCTCGACGAACAGCGGGTGCAGGTCGGCGATGGCGGCGATCGCGCGGGGTGCGGTGGGCCAGGCGACCCGGCCGTGGAAGTCGACGGCGACGTCCCGCTCGTCCCCGAGTACGGCGCGGGCGGCGCCGACCCGGTCGACCAGGCCGGCCAAGTCGGCAACCGTTGCGGCGCGGCCGATCCGGCCGAACCCGTTCATCTTGACCGCGGTGAAGCCGGCCGCGACGGCGGCGCCGACCGAGTCGGTGATCTCGGCCGGCTCGTCGCCGCCGACCCAGGTGTACATCCGTACGCGGTCCCGCACCGGGCCGCCGAGCAGCGCGTACACCGGTACCCCGTACGCCTGGCCGGCGATGTCCCACAGTGCCTGATCGATGCCGGCGACGGCGCTGGACAGGATCGGCCCGCCCCGGTAGAAGCCGCCCTTGGACAGCACCTGCCAGTGGTCCTCGATCCGTAGCGGGTCGGCGCCGATCAGGTGCTCGGCGGCGACCTCGACCGCGGTCCGGACCACCTCGGCGCGGCCCTCGACGACCGGCTCGCCCCAACCGACCAGCCCGTCGTCGGTCTCGATCCGGCAGAACAGCCAGCGCGGCGGTACCTGGAACGTCTCGATCCGTGCGATCCTCATCCGCGCTCCGCTTCCCGGGTCAGTGCCGCGGCGTGCTGGTTGGCCGCGGTGAGCAGTTCGTCCATGGCCATCTCGGCGCCGTCCGGGTCGCCGGCCCGGATCGCCTCGAGTACCGGTCGGTGGGTGGGAACCGGGTCGGGCGCGGATCCGCCGTGTACCAACCGGTCCCGCTCGGCGAGGGCGCGTTCCACCACGACCTCCAGCCGGCCGAGCAGCTCGTTGTGTGTGCAGGACAGCAGCGCCCGGTGGAACCGCAGGTCGGCCGCGACCGCGGCATCCGGATCGACGGCATCGTCCATGTCGGACAGTGCGGCGTCGAGCTCGGCCAGGTCGGCGTCGGTGCGCCGGGTCGCGGCGAGCCGCGCGGCCGGCGGCTCCAGCAGGGTACGTACCTCGGCCAGGTCGCCGAGGAACCGCGTCCAGGTCGCCGCCGGTGCGGCGAACTGCCAGCGCATCACGTCGCCGTCGAGCAGGTTCCACGCACTGCGCGGCCGCACGAACGTCCCGCGCTTCTGCCGGGCGCCGACGAGTCCCTTGGCGGACAGCACCTTCAGTGCCTCGCGCAGCGCGGTACGGGACACGTCGAGCTCGGCCTCCAGCGCCGGGATGTCGAGCGTGGCGCCCTCGGCGAGCCGGCCGGACAGGATCCGGTGCGCGATCAGCTCGACGGTCTGGCCGTGCAACCCGCGGCCCGGATACTCGGTCATGCCGACGCCTTCGTGATCGACCAGCCGCCGTCGACCGGGATCGCCGCACCGGTCACGTACGACGCGTCGGGGGAGGCGAGGAACGCGATGACCGCGGCGACCTCGGCGGGGTCGCCGAACCGCTTGACCGCGGTGGCCTCGACGCTTCGGGCCCGGTCGTCCTCGGCCACGCCGTCCCACGCGGCGGTCAGGATCGGGCCGGGCAGCACGCTGTTGACCCGCACCTGGGGACCGTACTCGACGGCGAGCTGGCGGCACAGCGCGGCCAGCCCGCCCTTGGCCGCCGCGTACGCGGGGTGGCCGGGCAGGCCGATCAGCGCGTGCACCGACGAGACGACGACGACCGCGCCGCGCCGCTCGCGCAGGTCCGGCAGGAAGGTGCGCACGGCCAGGTAGCTGCCGGTGAGGCAGACGGCGAGCTGCCGGTCCCAGCTGTCCCGGTCGGTCTCGTGCAGGGGCCGGGCCGGGTCGACGAACGCGTTGCTGACCAGCACCTCGACCGGCCCGTACCGGTGCGCGACGGCGGCGACGCGGTCCCAGTCGGCGTCGCTCGCCACGTCCGCGGGGACGAACGTCGCCTGCCCGCCGGCCGCCTCGATGTCCGCCGCGACCTGCGCGCCGAGGTCGTCGACGTCGGTCAGCACCACCCGGGCGCCGTCGGCGGCGAGCCGGCGCGCCGTTGCGGCGCCGATGCCGCGGGCGGCGCCGGTCACCACCGCGGTCCGGCCCCGGTCGCCGCCCGGCGCGGTCGTCTCTGCTGCCATGCGGCCCACCCTAGGATAATTCTTTTTTTATGAATACATCTTGACAGGCATGTCACACCTGGCGATGCTCGACCCATCCCGCGCCGGTTTGCACCGAAAGGGGCAAGGATGGGATCGCCACGCCCGATGACACGACGGTCGGTGCTCGCCGGCGGCGCCACCACGGCCCTGGCCGGCACCGGCCTGCTCGGCGGCTGCGGCACCGGCGTGGCGCCGCCACCGGGCCGGCCGGACCGCAAGCCGGGCGAGAAGGTGACGCTCAACTTCTGGTCCTGGGTGCCCGGCATCGCCGCGCCCGTCGACCTGTGGAACAAGCGCAACCCGGACGTGCAGGTACACCTGGACACCATCATCCCGGGCGGCAGCGGCGGGTACGCCAAGCTGCACGCCGCGGTGCACACCGGTGGCGCGCCGGACCTGGCGCAGATCGAGTACCACATCCTGCCGGCGTTCATGCTCGACGGCGGGCTGCTCGACCTCACCGGCTACGGGATCGGCAGGTACGAGCACCTGTTCGTGCCGTGGCAGTGGCGGCAGGGGGTGTTCGACGGTCGGGTCCGCACGGTGCCGCAGGCGTCCGGACCGATGGCGATGTTCTACCGCGCCGACCTGTTCGCCAAGTGGGGCATCGAGGTGCCGAAGACCTGGCCGCAGTACCGGGACGCCGCCGCGAAGGTACGCAAGGCAGACCCGGGCGCGTACATCATGGCGTTCCCGCCGGCGAACTCCGCCTACCAGACGGGCCTCGCGTGGCAGGCCGGCGCGCACTGGTTCACCGCGCGCGGGCAGAGCTGGCGGATCGACATGACCGATCCCGGCAGCACCCGGATGTGCGACTACTGGGACGAGCTGCTGCACGAGAAGCTGATCCTCGCCGAGCAGGACATGCAGTCCGGCTGGTTCGCGCAGCTGCAGCGCGGCCAGCTCGTCAGCTGGGTCGGGCCGCAGTGGGGTGACGCGCTGCTGACGGGCAACGCCGCCGGTACCGCCGGGAAGTGGCGGGTGGCGCTGATGCCGCAATGGGACTCCTCGCACCCGGCCGCGGCGAACTGGGGTGGTTCGTCGACCGCGGTGATGGCGAACTCGCGGTACCCGGAGGAGGCGATGCGGTTCGCGGTCTGGCTCAACACCGACCTGGACAGCGTCAACCTGCTCATCAAGGGCGGCTACGGCTGGCCGGCGCTGGACAACGCGTACCACCGCACGATCCTGGACCGACCGAACCCGTTCTTCGGCGGCCAGCGGTACAACGAGGTCTTCGCCGCGGCGGACAAGCAGATCGACGACAGCTGGCTGTGGCTGCCCACCACGGCATCGACGCTGGACCACCTGAACGCCTCGATCGCCGGCGCGGTCAACAGCCGCGGCAGGCTGATCGACGCGCTGCGCACCGCGCAGCGTCAGACCGTGGACGACCTGCGTGCCAAGGGGCTCAAGGCATCCGGCCCGAAAGAGGAGCGGTGATGGCGACCGGCAAGCGACGACGGCTCTCGCCGGGCATCGGGTTTCTCGCACCGTTCTGCCTGTTCTTCCTGCTGTTCTTCATCGTACCGATCGGCTACGCGCTGTATCAGAGCCTGTTCCGCACCGAGCGCACCGGGCTCTACGGCGAACTCGGCACCCACCAGGTGTTCGCCGGCTTCGGCAACTACACCACGGTGTTCGCCGAGGGCGCGTTCGTGCAGAGCGTGCTCCGGGTGCTCGGGTACGCGGTGGTGCAGGTGCCGGTGATGATCGTGCTGGCGACCGTGCTCGCGCTGCTGCTGGACGCGGCGTCCGCGCGCGGCGTGCGGTTCTTCCGCTCCGCCTTCTTCCTGCCGTACGGGGTGCCCGGGGTCATCGCCTCGATCCTGTGGGGTTTCCTGTACACGCCGGGGATCAGTCCGCTGGTGTCGATCGGCGGCCACCTCGGCCTCACCCTCGACTTCCTCGGCCCGACCACCGTGCTGTGGTCGATCGCGAACATCGTCACCTGGCAGTTCGCCGGCTACAACATGCTGGTGATCATCGCCCAGCTCAAGGCGGTACCGGGTGACCTGCTGGAGGCGTCCCGGATCGACGGGGCGAACGCTTGGCAGGCGATCTGGCACGTCAAGCTGCCGCTGATCCGGCCCGCGATCGTGCTCACCACCGTGTTCACCATCATCGGTTCGCTGCAGCTGTTCACCGAGCCGCTGGTGCTGCAACCGTTGACCGCCAACGTGACGAGCACCTACACGCCGAACATCGCCGCGTACGCGGACGCGTTTTCCAACAACAACTACAACTACGCCGCGGCGGAGGCGGTGTTGCTGGCGTTGATCGCCGCGATGCTGTCGTTCGGGTTCCTGCGGCTGGTCGGTGGCAGGAGGCGCGGATGACCGCCACGATGGAACGGCCGACCACGACCGTCCACACCAGACAGAAGCGGGGCCGGCTGTCCGCCGGGCCGCTGTCCACCCGGATCATCCTGACCGCGGTGCTCGGCCTGATCGCGATCTACTTCCTGGTCCCGGTCTACTGGCTGATCGTGTCGGCGACCAAGAACAGCACCGACCTGTTCGGCAGTTTCGGGCTCTGGTTCGCCCATCCGCAGCTGCTCACCAACCTCGGCGACCTGTTCTCCTTCGACAACCACATCTACCTGCGCTGGGGCCTGAACAGCATCGTGTACGCCGGGGGCGGCGCGCTGGTGGCGACCGCGCTCGCGGCAGGTGCCGGCTACGGCCTGGCCCGGTTCTCGTTCCGCGGCCGGGAAGCGGTGTTCAACACCGTGCTGGCCGGCGTGATGCTGCCGCAGACCGCGCTCGCGCTGCCGCTGTACCTGCTGTTCGCGCAGGCGCACCTGGCCAACTCGTACTGGGCGGTGCTGCTGCCGAGCTTCGTCAGCCCGTTCGGCGTCTACCTGTGCCGGATCTACGCCGACGCCGCGGTACCGCCGGGCCTGCTGGAGGCCGCCCGCATCGACGGCGCCAGCGAGTTCGCCATCTTCCGCCGGATCGTGCTGCGCATCATGTCGCCGGCGCTGGTGACCGTGTTCCTGTTCCAGTTCGTCGGAATCTGGAACAACTACTTCCTGCCACTGGTGATGCTCTCCGACACCAAGCTCTACCCGATCACGCTCGGGCTCACCTCCTGGCAGGGATTCGCGTCCCGGCAGCCGCTGCTGTACCAGCTGGAGGTCGGCGGCGCGCTGGTGTCGGTGATCCCGCTGATGATCATGATCGTGGTGCTGCAACGGTTCTGGCGATCCGGCCTGACCGAGGGAAGCGTCAAGGCATGACCGCTGACCTCGCGCGCGGGTCCGCTGTGGAGGTGGCATGAGCATCGACCGGATGGCCGCGGTACGGGCCAAGCTGGGCCGGATCGGCTACGGCGCCGACTACAACCCGGAGCACTGGCCGCGGGCGGTACGCGACGAGGACCTGAAGCTGATGGCCGACGCCGGCGTCTCGCTCGTCACCGCGGGCATCTTCTCCTGGGCCGAGGTCGAGCCGCGGGAAGGGGAGTACGACTTCGGCTACTTCGACCGGGTGCTGGACGGGCTGGCCGAGACCGGGGTGTCGGTGTGCCTGGCCACGATGACCGCGTCGCCGCCGCCGTGGCTGCCCCACCGGTACCCGGAGACGCTGCCGCGCACGGTGGACGGCACGGTCCTGTCGCCGGGCGGCCGGCAGCATTTCTGCCCGTCCAGCCCGGTGTACCGGGAGCACGCCGGCCGGCTGGTCGAGCAGCTCGCCACCCGGTACGCGGGCCATCCGGCGCTGGCCATCTGGCACGTCGGCAACGAGTTCGCCTGCCATGTACGGGCGTGCTACTGCGACGTGTCGGCGGCCGACTTCCGCCGCTGGCTGATCGAGAAGTACGGCGACATCGATGCCCTCAACGCCGCCTGGTCCACCACGTTCTGGGCCCAGCGGTACGCCGACTTCGGGCAGATCCTGCCGCCGCGGGTGGCGCCGACGTTCCCGAACCCGGCCCAGCAGATCGACTTCGCCCGGTTCTCCTCCGACGCGCAGCTCGACTGCTACCTGGCCGAGAAGGCGATCCTGCGCCGGCTCACCCCGGACGTACCGGTCATGACCAACTACGTCGGGCTGGTGCAGAAGGCGCTCGACTGGTACCGCTGGGCGCCGCACCAGGACGTCGCGGCGATCGACTCATACCCCGATCCGTACGATCCGCGGGCGCACGTGGCGGCGGCGCTCGGGTACGACCTGATCCGGTCGGTGCGGGGCGGCCAGCCGTGGCTGCTGATGGAACAGGCACCGTCCGCGGTGAACTGGCGGGAACGCAACGCGCCCAAGGCACCGGGCCTGATGCGGCTGTGGAGCTGGCAGGCGGTGGCGCAGGGCGCCGATGCGGTGGTGTTCTTCCAGTGGCGGCAGACCGCCGGCGGGGCGGAGAAGTTCCACTCCGCGATGGTCCCGCACGGCGGCACCAACACCCGCACCTACCGGGAGGTGCGGGCTCTGGGCCACGAGCTTGCCGCGGTACCGGAACTGCCCGGCACCACCGTGCACGCCGAGGTGGCGCTGCTGCACGACTGGAACTCCTGGTGGGGCCTGGAACTCGACTCGCACCCGTCCGGTGACCTGGACCTGCTGGACGCGCATCTGGCGCACTATGCGCCGCTGTTCGATGCGCACGTGCCGTGCGACGTGGTACCGCCGACGGCGGATCTGGCGGGCTACCGGCTCGTGGTGGTGCCCAACCTGTACCTGCTGGAACGGGACGCGGCGGCCCGGTTGGCGTCCTACGTGGAGGGTGGCGGCGCGCTGGTGGTGTCGTTCTTCACCGGCATCGTGGACGCGGACGACCGCGCCTACCTCGGCGGGTACCCGGCGCCGCTGCGGGGACTGCTCGGGCTGCGGATCGACGAGTTCTGGCCGCTGCCGAGCGGTGGCACCATCGGTCTGTCCGGCGCGCTGTCCACACCGGGCGGCCACGGCACGCTCTGGTCCGAGTGGATCGAGCCGGAGGGCGCCGAGGTGCTGGCCACCTTCGCCGGCGGCGAGCTCGCCGGCCGGCCGGCGATCACCCGGCACCGGCACGGCGCCGGCACCGCCTGGTACCTCGGTACCCGGCCGGATCCGGCCACGATGCGTGCCGTGCTGGACGCCGCGCGCGGCGCCGCCGGGGTCGAGCCGGTGCTGCCGAACCTGCCCGACGGGGTGCAGGCGGGGATCCGCGGCGATCACGTCGTGCTGCTCAACCACGGCATCGAACCGGCCGTCGTACCGCTCGCCACCCCGGCGCCGGACCTGCTCACGAACCCGTCGGTACCGCTGAGGGAGGTGCGGCTGGCCCCCCGGGGTGTCGCCGTCCTCCGCCGCTGAATCCCGCCTTGCGGCGCTGCGGCGCCGTGCCGCTGAGTCTGCGGTGAGCCGCCCGCAGTGCCGCCGAGCGGCCGGCCGGCCACCGCGGTGTCGCGGTCCGGTCGAGCTGGGCACGGCCGCTCAGCCGGTGACCTGCCGGCCGGCCCGGGCCGCCTCGATCGCGGCCAGGACCTCACCCAGCGGCCGGTTCAGCGACGCCTGCTGCAGCACCACCGGACTGCCGTACCTGCTGAGTTCGTCCCGGCCCTGCCGGCGCAGCCATGGCCGCATCGAACGGATCGTCGCCCCGGCATCGACGGGCACGATCAGCAGTACCGGCCGGCCGGGCGCACCGGGGGTGACACCGAGCCGCGCCGTGGCCACATCGGCCCAACCCAGCCGTACCCCCATCAGCGGCAGCCGGATGCCGTCGGGCTCGACGACCACCACCGGGATCCGGCAGATCGTGCTCAGCACCACCGGGTAGCCGAGCAGTACGACGAGCGCGGCCCCGAACACGAAGCCCAGGTACCGGACCGCGCCGGTGGCGACGGCGCCGAACCCGAGCAGGATCACCCCGGCCGCCAGCAGTGCGAGGTAGGCGGCGTTCGGACGTAGCTGGACCTTCAGTGGCATGGCGTCATCGTCGCGCAAGCGGCCCCGCGCCGCGATCCCGGCCCGGCGGTACGGCGGCGGGCGGATCCGCCGGCGGCGTCCGGCGGCGGCGTCCGGCGGCGTTCCGCGCGCTTCCGGCGGTCAGGGCCGCCGGGCGGTGCCGGAGCGGCGGGTGGTGATCGCCGCGACGACGAGGAGCGCCGCGAACCCGCTCATCACCACGGCGATGCGGTGCAGCCCGATCGCGGACGGGGGTTCCAGCACCAGCCCGATCAGCGCGGTGGACAGGATCGCCCCCACGTACCGGGCGGTCTGGAACAGGCCGGCCGCCATCCCCGTGCCGTCCGCCGGCGCCGCGGAGTAGAGCGCGGCCTGCAGTCCCATGTTGTTGAGGCCGTTCGGCAGCCCGAGCACGGCGGCCACGCCGAGGATGCCGACTGCCGGAGTGGCGTCGTGCAGCGTGAACACCAGCAGCGAACCGGCCAGCAGCCCGACCGAGCCGAGCAGCAGCGGCAGCCGCGGCCCGAACCGGCCGACCAGGCGTGCGGCGACCGGCGTCACCAGTACGCCGAGGGCGGCGATCGGCAGCATCAGCAGCCCGGCCTGCTCGGTCGAGTAGTGCCGGGACTCCTCCAGCCAGATCGGTAGGCCGTAGAACACCCCGTAGAACACCAGCTGGATGGCGGCCTGCTGGCCGAGCACGCCGGTCAGCGCGGGGCTGCGCGCGAAGCCGCGGACGTCCAGGAACGGCATCGGGGAGCGCAGCTCCCACCAGATCATTCCGACCGCGCAGACCGCGACCAGCGGCAGCAGTATCCACAGTGGATGGTGCGGCAGCGCGAGCAGGAATCCGAGCAGGCCCACCAGGGTGCCGCTGAACAGCAGGATGCCGAGCGGGTCGATCAGCCGGACCAACCCGGTGCGTGCGGTGCCGGCCGGCTCGTCGCGCGGCAACACCTTCAGCGCCAGGACCAGCGTTGTCAAGGTGAGCGGGACGTTCACCAGGAAAATGCCCTGCCAGCCGGCGAACGCCACCAGGAACCCGCCGAGTACCGGTCCGAAGCCGGCCGACGCGGAGTTGGCGACGGCGATGGTACCCAGCGCGCCGGCCGGCGGTGTCCCGGTGCCGGCGGCCCTCCGGATCAGCGCCAGGCCGGCCGGGAACGCCGCGGAGGTACCGATCGCCTGCAGCACCCGGCACGCCAGCACCAGGCCGAACCCGGGCGCGAACGGTGCCACCGCGCTGGCCGCGCACACCACCGCGAGCCCCACGCAGTACACCCGCCGGGGGCCGAACCGGTCGGCGAGGCGGCCCATCAGCGGCTGCCCGACGCACGCCGCCAGATAGAACCCGGACACCAGCCAGCTGGCGGTGCCGAACCCGACGCCGAACGCGTGCTGCAGGGAGACGAGCGCGACCGCGATCATCGACGAGTTCAGCGGGTTGAGCAGGGTGCCGAGCGCGATGACCGCCACGTACCGACGGGGCACCGCGACAGCCTTCACGATCGCCCAATCTAGTGTCGGAACGGTGAACCGGCGCCGGGGTGTGAGAAACCTCCACCTTCCGGTCGCCGCGGCGGCACCGCATCGGAGGTTCTGGCGGGATCTCCCCGAGGTCCGCAGACGAGGGGCGTGGGATGGCCGACAGCCCCTTCCGCCAAGGACCTCTAAGCTTGGGGGCATGCGGGTGACGGGTGTGAGCGAGCCGAGGCCGGGCAAGCCGAACGAGGATCTGCTGGCTCACCGCGGTGACGTCGTGGTGGTGCTGGACGGCTGCGGCGTGCCGGACAGCCTCGGCGGCGAGGTGCGGCGCGGTTGCCGGCACGGCGTGCCGTGGTACGTCCGTTCGCTCGCGGCGGAGCTCCTGGCACGGGCCGGCAATCCG
This genomic interval carries:
- a CDS encoding ABC transporter substrate-binding protein, with product MTRRSVLAGGATTALAGTGLLGGCGTGVAPPPGRPDRKPGEKVTLNFWSWVPGIAAPVDLWNKRNPDVQVHLDTIIPGGSGGYAKLHAAVHTGGAPDLAQIEYHILPAFMLDGGLLDLTGYGIGRYEHLFVPWQWRQGVFDGRVRTVPQASGPMAMFYRADLFAKWGIEVPKTWPQYRDAAAKVRKADPGAYIMAFPPANSAYQTGLAWQAGAHWFTARGQSWRIDMTDPGSTRMCDYWDELLHEKLILAEQDMQSGWFAQLQRGQLVSWVGPQWGDALLTGNAAGTAGKWRVALMPQWDSSHPAAANWGGSSTAVMANSRYPEEAMRFAVWLNTDLDSVNLLIKGGYGWPALDNAYHRTILDRPNPFFGGQRYNEVFAAADKQIDDSWLWLPTTASTLDHLNASIAGAVNSRGRLIDALRTAQRQTVDDLRAKGLKASGPKEER
- a CDS encoding enolase C-terminal domain-like protein; translation: MPIATGERLYSRTDFLPALTAGIAVAQPDLSHAGGISEVRRIGALAETFDVPLAPHCPLGPVALAASLQIDFATPNVLIQEQSMGIHYNTSNDLLDYVADPTPFRFTDGYALRTETPGLGVTLEEAAVRAADGRDPGWRNPVWRHPDHSLAEW
- a CDS encoding FadR/GntR family transcriptional regulator, yielding MTEYPGRGLHGQTVELIAHRILSGRLAEGATLDIPALEAELDVSRTALREALKVLSAKGLVGARQKRGTFVRPRSAWNLLDGDVMRWQFAAPAATWTRFLGDLAEVRTLLEPPAARLAATRRTDADLAELDAALSDMDDAVDPDAAVAADLRFHRALLSCTHNELLGRLEVVVERALAERDRLVHGGSAPDPVPTHRPVLEAIRAGDPDGAEMAMDELLTAANQHAAALTREAERG
- a CDS encoding beta-galactosidase, giving the protein MSIDRMAAVRAKLGRIGYGADYNPEHWPRAVRDEDLKLMADAGVSLVTAGIFSWAEVEPREGEYDFGYFDRVLDGLAETGVSVCLATMTASPPPWLPHRYPETLPRTVDGTVLSPGGRQHFCPSSPVYREHAGRLVEQLATRYAGHPALAIWHVGNEFACHVRACYCDVSAADFRRWLIEKYGDIDALNAAWSTTFWAQRYADFGQILPPRVAPTFPNPAQQIDFARFSSDAQLDCYLAEKAILRRLTPDVPVMTNYVGLVQKALDWYRWAPHQDVAAIDSYPDPYDPRAHVAAALGYDLIRSVRGGQPWLLMEQAPSAVNWRERNAPKAPGLMRLWSWQAVAQGADAVVFFQWRQTAGGAEKFHSAMVPHGGTNTRTYREVRALGHELAAVPELPGTTVHAEVALLHDWNSWWGLELDSHPSGDLDLLDAHLAHYAPLFDAHVPCDVVPPTADLAGYRLVVVPNLYLLERDAAARLASYVEGGGALVVSFFTGIVDADDRAYLGGYPAPLRGLLGLRIDEFWPLPSGGTIGLSGALSTPGGHGTLWSEWIEPEGAEVLATFAGGELAGRPAITRHRHGAGTAWYLGTRPDPATMRAVLDAARGAAGVEPVLPNLPDGVQAGIRGDHVVLLNHGIEPAVVPLATPAPDLLTNPSVPLREVRLAPRGVAVLRR
- a CDS encoding enolase C-terminal domain-like protein, producing the protein MRIARIETFQVPPRWLFCRIETDDGLVGWGEPVVEGRAEVVRTAVEVAAEHLIGADPLRIEDHWQVLSKGGFYRGGPILSSAVAGIDQALWDIAGQAYGVPVYALLGGPVRDRVRMYTWVGGDEPAEITDSVGAAVAAGFTAVKMNGFGRIGRAATVADLAGLVDRVGAARAVLGDERDVAVDFHGRVAWPTAPRAIAAIADLHPLFVEEPLPPSTVTSCPG
- a CDS encoding SDR family NAD(P)-dependent oxidoreductase, translating into MAAETTAPGGDRGRTAVVTGAARGIGAATARRLAADGARVVLTDVDDLGAQVAADIEAAGGQATFVPADVASDADWDRVAAVAHRYGPVEVLVSNAFVDPARPLHETDRDSWDRQLAVCLTGSYLAVRTFLPDLRERRGAVVVVSSVHALIGLPGHPAYAAAKGGLAALCRQLAVEYGPQVRVNSVLPGPILTAAWDGVAEDDRARSVEATAVKRFGDPAEVAAVIAFLASPDASYVTGAAIPVDGGWSITKASA
- a CDS encoding carbohydrate ABC transporter permease, whose amino-acid sequence is MTATMERPTTTVHTRQKRGRLSAGPLSTRIILTAVLGLIAIYFLVPVYWLIVSATKNSTDLFGSFGLWFAHPQLLTNLGDLFSFDNHIYLRWGLNSIVYAGGGALVATALAAGAGYGLARFSFRGREAVFNTVLAGVMLPQTALALPLYLLFAQAHLANSYWAVLLPSFVSPFGVYLCRIYADAAVPPGLLEAARIDGASEFAIFRRIVLRIMSPALVTVFLFQFVGIWNNYFLPLVMLSDTKLYPITLGLTSWQGFASRQPLLYQLEVGGALVSVIPLMIMIVVLQRFWRSGLTEGSVKA
- a CDS encoding MFS transporter, coding for MKAVAVPRRYVAVIALGTLLNPLNSSMIAVALVSLQHAFGVGFGTASWLVSGFYLAACVGQPLMGRLADRFGPRRVYCVGLAVVCAASAVAPFAPGFGLVLACRVLQAIGTSAAFPAGLALIRRAAGTGTPPAGALGTIAVANSASAGFGPVLGGFLVAFAGWQGIFLVNVPLTLTTLVLALKVLPRDEPAGTARTGLVRLIDPLGILLFSGTLVGLLGFLLALPHHPLWILLPLVAVCAVGMIWWELRSPMPFLDVRGFARSPALTGVLGQQAAIQLVFYGVFYGLPIWLEESRHYSTEQAGLLMLPIAALGVLVTPVAARLVGRFGPRLPLLLGSVGLLAGSLLVFTLHDATPAVGILGVAAVLGLPNGLNNMGLQAALYSAAPADGTGMAAGLFQTARYVGAILSTALIGLVLEPPSAIGLHRIAVVMSGFAALLVVAAITTRRSGTARRP
- a CDS encoding DUF6879 family protein — encoded protein: MGERLGVDEVDRLWRRFEHTAFRFETLPAYRIENERALVAEFLAGEPNRLSFVPRDHERSAQINTMIGQGRQVSRVRVLHEPPSGYERWQLLSGQIAPGERFRWISYDRALSVGLPVEAGDWWLFDSCRLVRLRFTPDGAPLGGELVGDPAVVVQHAAWRDLAMHVGLPRSSWVPGRPAAPR
- the ehuA gene encoding ectoine/hydroxyectoine ABC transporter ATP-binding protein EhuA — translated: MATEPNIPDLSAVDSAPKLPEGTPMVLFDQVVKQFGSNIVLDHLDFSVAQGERVTLIGPSGSGKTTILRLLMTLEKVNGGVVYVEGEPLSHMKRGNQLVPANERYLRTVRKKIGMVFQQFNLFPNMKVLENVTEAPIHVLGLSKDEAVERAKQLLDLVGLGDRVNQHPTSLSGGQQQRVAIARALAMQPDVLLLDEVTSALDPELVADVLNVLRDIAQTTTITMLIVTHEMQFARDVSNRILMFDKGRIVEEGPPDKIFSNPENERTQTFLRAVLEER
- a CDS encoding carbohydrate ABC transporter permease, yielding MATGKRRRLSPGIGFLAPFCLFFLLFFIVPIGYALYQSLFRTERTGLYGELGTHQVFAGFGNYTTVFAEGAFVQSVLRVLGYAVVQVPVMIVLATVLALLLDAASARGVRFFRSAFFLPYGVPGVIASILWGFLYTPGISPLVSIGGHLGLTLDFLGPTTVLWSIANIVTWQFAGYNMLVIIAQLKAVPGDLLEASRIDGANAWQAIWHVKLPLIRPAIVLTTVFTIIGSLQLFTEPLVLQPLTANVTSTYTPNIAAYADAFSNNNYNYAAAEAVLLALIAAMLSFGFLRLVGGRRRG